A single region of the Gadus morhua chromosome 5, gadMor3.0, whole genome shotgun sequence genome encodes:
- the ccr6b gene encoding C-C chemokine receptor type 6 codes for MTSSMLNTTTSDYSYDDWGTLQPENDDICPLDPDPDGTLVQTYVHSFICVFGLMGNLLVIVTYAFYKRSRTMTDLFLLNVAVADLLFVATLPLTIYNEQLGWPMAPGACKAARGLYSINLYSGMLLLACVGGDRYVAIVHARRSFGAGSRSLIQRRLVCGAVWGLAVALSLPTLIYTERIEEADLLRDEAVSVTCALNFDGKLMKVLVPALQVGVGFLLPLALMAFCYGSVLRCLFRAQDGGQRRKAVRVVLAVVVVFVVCHLPYNAALLSHTAGLFRERSCEAERRKLSVMAFSRSVAYLHCCLNPVLYAFVGVKFRRHFRKILQDTWCLGKRFVQPGCSSSNAATSVYVLGRRSTSVSQNGSSFSV; via the exons ATG ACTTCCTCTATGCTTAACACCACGACCAGCGATTACTCCTATGACGACTGGGGCACTTTACAGCCGGAGAACGACGATATCTGCCCCCTCGACCCCGACCCCGATGGGACCCTGGTGCAGACCTATGTCCACTCCTTCATCTGCGTGTTCGGCCTGATGGGCAACCTCCTGGTCATAGTCACCTACGCCTTCTACAAGAGGAGCCGCACCATGACGGACCTCTTCCTGCTCAACGTGGCCGTGGCCGACCTGCTCTTCGTCGCCACCCTCCCGCTCACCATCTACAACGAGCAGCTGGGCTGGCCCATGGCCCCCGGGGCGTGCAAGGCGGCGAGGGGCCTCTACAGCATTAACCTCTATTCCGGCATGCTCCTGCTGGCGTGCGTCGGCGGCGACCGCTACGTGGCCATCGTCCACGCCCGGCGCTCCTTCGGCGCCGGCTCTCGCTCCCTAATCCAGCGCCGCCTGGTCTGCGGGGCAGTCTGGGGGCTGGCCGTGGCCCTGTCCCTCCCCACTCTCATCTACACGGAGCGTATCGAGGAGGCGGACCTCTTGCGAGATGAGGCCGTGTCTGTGACTTGCGCGCTGAACTTTGACGGCAAGCTGATGAAGGTGCTGGTGCCCGCCCtccaggtgggggtggggttccTGCTGCCCCTGGCTCTCATGGCGTTCTGCTACGGCAGCGTGCTGCGCTGCTTGTTCAGGGCGCAGGACGGCGGCCAGAGGCGGAAGGCGGTGCGCGTGGTCCTGGCCGTGGTGGTGGTCTTCGTGGTGTGTCATCTGCCGTACAACGCAGCGCTGCTGAGCCACACCGCCGGGCTGTTCCGGGAGAGGAGCTGCGAGGCGGAGCGGAGGAAGCTCAGCGTCATGGCGTTCAGCCGGAGCGTGGCCTACCTGCACTGCTGCCTCAACCCCGTCCTCTACGCCTTCGTCGGGGTCAAGTTCCGGCGCCACTTCCGGAAGATACTGCAGGACACCTGGTGTCTGGGGAAGAGGTTTGTTCAGCCCGGGTGCTCGTCGTCGAACGCGGCGACCAGCGTGTACGTCTTGGGCCGCAGGTCCACCAGCGTCTCTCAAAATGGGTCGTCTTTTAGTGTGTGA